A window from Methanobrevibacter sp. encodes these proteins:
- a CDS encoding zinc-ribbon domain-containing protein, whose product MAKCPSCGNDLNASDKRCSKCGAKLDKEKSNNSSKLLIGIIVIIVILAVVGALAGGVFNSNETGDISKDSSSNAVSPVNENKTTNSQSQSGSSDDSSPATGTEYWASAKTDKFHLSSCEWAQKISDHNKIVYTSREDAISDGKKPCSVCNP is encoded by the coding sequence ATGGCAAAATGTCCTAGTTGTGGAAATGATTTAAATGCATCAGATAAACGCTGCAGTAAATGCGGTGCTAAATTAGATAAAGAAAAATCAAATAATTCTTCAAAATTGCTGATTGGAATAATTGTCATCATTGTTATTTTAGCGGTTGTAGGGGCTTTAGCTGGCGGTGTTTTCAACAGCAATGAAACAGGCGATATCTCAAAAGATTCCTCTTCTAATGCAGTTAGTCCAGTTAATGAAAATAAAACTACTAATTCACAATCCCAATCAGGTTCTAGTGATGATTCAAGTCCTGCTACCGGTACAGAATATTGGGCCAGTGCAAAAACAGATAAATTCCATCTCTCATCATGTGAATGGGCTCAAAAAATTAGTGACCATAACAAAATAGTTTATACTTCCCGGGAGGATGCAATATCAGATGGTAAAAAACCATGTAGCGTATGCAATCCTTAA
- a CDS encoding ATP-binding protein translates to MTDLPWGNNQNLTDEEFYNRESELVNIKNILHSTSQGHAPDLLLTGIRGVGKTVFLKKLKRELDDEYLVVYMDFSKSKCYQKNQMSIIGLMEHFFKELILESKNKGLNTLDKQIEKYFKSNDFKIREFIQLDKIPVPVFSSKTNEEKLMDFTLNLPEKIYDENNDKIKGVLIFIDEFQIIKELNNYKESFLWKIRSYIQNQRNIAYIFSGSMSLQDKLISEIASQNGAFGGRMISININPFEKETVKNYLSEKTPYILFTNDGFDRFYKCTSGVPSYVNIFASLLPINEQLDDDAIKMYFDKKIQAISSHLINIWARLSFREQTIIIILLEKPLRRIDIANEFGISTGSLSNYLNNLQNQGLISLNNGLYEISEPILKRWLELEFKEKGIYPYRNI, encoded by the coding sequence ATGACAGATTTGCCTTGGGGAAATAACCAGAATTTGACTGATGAAGAATTTTACAACAGAGAAAGCGAATTAGTAAATATTAAAAATATTTTGCATTCAACCAGTCAGGGTCATGCCCCAGATTTATTATTGACTGGCATAAGGGGAGTAGGTAAAACTGTTTTTCTTAAAAAGCTAAAAAGAGAACTGGATGATGAATATCTGGTAGTATATATGGATTTTTCAAAATCCAAATGCTATCAGAAAAACCAGATGAGCATAATCGGATTGATGGAACATTTCTTCAAAGAGTTAATTCTCGAATCAAAAAACAAAGGATTGAACACGTTAGACAAGCAAATAGAAAAATATTTCAAATCCAATGATTTTAAAATCAGGGAGTTCATACAGCTTGATAAAATACCTGTACCAGTTTTTTCAAGTAAAACAAATGAAGAAAAACTTATGGATTTTACATTGAATCTGCCTGAAAAAATATATGATGAAAATAATGACAAAATTAAAGGTGTTTTAATATTCATTGATGAATTTCAAATTATTAAAGAACTGAACAATTACAAGGAATCCTTTTTATGGAAAATTAGAAGCTACATTCAAAACCAAAGAAACATAGCATACATATTTTCAGGTTCAATGAGCCTGCAGGACAAATTAATATCTGAAATTGCAAGCCAGAATGGAGCATTTGGCGGAAGAATGATTTCAATAAACATTAATCCATTTGAGAAAGAAACTGTCAAAAATTATCTGTCTGAAAAAACCCCATATATCTTATTCACTAATGATGGTTTTGACAGATTTTACAAATGCACCTCTGGAGTTCCGTCATATGTCAATATATTTGCATCCCTGCTTCCAATCAATGAGCAGCTGGATGATGATGCAATAAAAATGTATTTTGATAAAAAAATCCAGGCAATAAGTTCTCATTTAATAAATATATGGGCTAGACTGTCTTTTAGAGAACAGACCATAATCATAATTCTGCTCGAAAAACCCCTGAGAAGAATAGACATAGCGAATGAATTTGGAATATCTACGGGGTCATTAAGCAATTACTTAAACAATCTTCAAAATCAAGGATTAATAAGTTTAAATAATGGATTATATGAGATTTCAGAACCTATTCTTAAAAGATGGTTGGAATTGGAATTTAAAGAAAAGGGAATATATCCCTACAGAAATATATAA
- a CDS encoding arsenic resistance protein, with protein sequence MKLIEKIEPFIIIFSIIIGLIFSNILFIAQNSEYFITIFLCLMIYGLFLETELNELKNSFKNLKFTFASLIINFIWTPLFGYFLGSIFLKGNLDILIGFFMLIVTPCTDWYLVFTKIAKGDIKLSLSILPINLVLQIILLPIYLILFFSSKITLNYSQIIYSLLIVIVIPFIASQITKFVLNENLNEKATELFSNLQIWFLALAVICIFSSQGSLLLDNLNSIISIFIPLIIFFGVNVIIDLLLSEKINFTYPEYASLTMTTLARNSPIALAIAINSFPGHELIAIGLIIGPLIELPVLYIVSKFCLLIKNSRLFFVCNNLF encoded by the coding sequence ATGAAATTAATAGAAAAAATAGAACCGTTTATAATTATTTTTTCAATCATTATTGGACTGATATTTAGCAATATTTTGTTTATTGCCCAAAATAGTGAGTATTTTATAACCATATTTTTATGCTTAATGATTTATGGATTATTTTTAGAAACAGAATTAAATGAGTTGAAAAACAGTTTTAAAAATCTTAAATTCACATTCGCAAGTTTAATTATTAATTTCATATGGACACCCTTATTCGGATATTTTCTAGGGTCAATATTTTTAAAAGGCAATCTGGATATTTTAATTGGATTTTTCATGTTAATAGTAACACCATGTACAGATTGGTATCTGGTATTTACCAAAATAGCAAAAGGAGACATTAAACTAAGTTTATCAATATTGCCAATTAATTTGGTATTGCAAATTATTTTACTTCCAATTTATTTAATATTATTCTTTTCAAGTAAGATTACATTAAATTACTCGCAAATCATCTATTCACTTTTAATCGTTATTGTAATTCCATTTATAGCTTCACAGATTACAAAATTTGTATTAAATGAAAATCTAAATGAAAAAGCAACAGAATTATTTTCAAATTTACAGATCTGGTTTTTAGCACTTGCAGTAATCTGCATTTTTTCAAGCCAAGGCTCCCTATTACTTGATAATTTGAACTCCATAATTTCAATATTTATACCATTAATCATTTTCTTTGGTGTTAATGTCATTATAGATTTATTATTATCTGAAAAAATTAATTTTACCTATCCTGAATATGCAAGCCTGACAATGACAACATTAGCACGTAATTCTCCAATAGCACTAGCTATTGCAATAAATTCTTTCCCAGGACATGAATTAATAGCAATTGGACTAATAATAGGACCTTTAATAGAATTGCCTGTACTTTATATCGTTTCAAAATTCTGCTTATTGATTAAGAATTCTAGACTATTCTTTGTTTGCAATAACTTATTTTGA
- a CDS encoding CDP-alcohol phosphatidyltransferase family protein — protein sequence MNRLIINSLSFSRIILGLLFLYAVLFDFNIIYLTWIFTLTIISDILDGHLTRKYDLISANGSEIDVICDFLFIILSTLSLVLIDLVPFWFIFIISLKLIEFFITSGKGGLKYDRFGTFVAYMFYAFPIIAILINSKNIIFLLTIAITLCAVTSSILRIKNMNDK from the coding sequence ATGAATAGATTAATAATTAATTCACTATCTTTTTCAAGAATAATTCTTGGACTATTATTCCTATATGCTGTTCTTTTTGATTTCAATATCATTTACCTAACTTGGATATTTACATTGACGATAATTAGCGATATCTTAGATGGTCATTTAACTCGCAAATATGATTTGATATCCGCAAATGGCTCTGAAATCGATGTTATCTGTGATTTTTTATTTATAATCCTATCAACATTGTCACTTGTTTTAATTGATTTAGTGCCTTTTTGGTTCATATTTATAATATCATTGAAATTGATTGAGTTTTTCATAACATCCGGAAAGGGCGGGTTAAAATATGATAGATTCGGAACATTCGTTGCATATATGTTCTATGCATTTCCCATTATTGCAATATTGATAAACTCCAAAAATATCATATTCCTATTGACAATTGCTATAACCCTATGTGCAGTTACATCCTCAATTTTAAGAATCAAAAATATGAATGATAAATAA
- a CDS encoding site-specific integrase codes for MDLHEFLREAEDEENKGIKWKHRKIKSRLLEFRQYYLSNYALNITRSVMMCITKFYKFYDIEIYSLPKINQKSIQKPQPIYFTDLPDKEIIREAISIATPVMKAAIIFICSSGCARAETLSLKIQDYIDALSEYLPRKDMDIFEIIDLIEGDDTIVPTFNICRKKTNKYYTTHCSPEAVKAINAHILYRTDNATNDLKLFKMDLSYFSLNFQKINDALGLGKVGNYNRFRSHMLHKFHASALYNDGMSLDDVNDLQGKSKSRTDQAYFMINPEDLKYEYIEHLPAVTISTDVKKLHVKSPEFVKIENEKNELKSELDRLRADIDIIKGMIGK; via the coding sequence ATGGATCTTCATGAGTTTTTAAGGGAAGCGGAAGACGAGGAAAACAAGGGAATAAAATGGAAGCACAGGAAAATCAAAAGCAGACTTCTGGAATTCAGGCAATATTATCTGAGCAACTATGCATTGAACATTACAAGATCTGTGATGATGTGTATCACTAAGTTCTACAAGTTCTATGACATTGAAATCTATTCCTTGCCGAAAATCAACCAGAAATCCATACAGAAACCGCAACCTATTTATTTCACTGATTTGCCTGATAAGGAGATAATCCGTGAGGCGATTAGTATTGCAACACCTGTCATGAAGGCGGCGATAATTTTCATCTGCTCCAGTGGATGTGCAAGGGCAGAGACCTTGAGCCTTAAAATACAGGATTATATCGATGCGCTGTCCGAATACCTGCCCCGCAAGGATATGGATATCTTTGAGATAATCGATTTGATTGAGGGCGACGACACGATTGTTCCCACATTCAATATCTGCCGTAAAAAGACCAACAAGTACTATACGACACACTGCAGTCCCGAAGCCGTCAAGGCAATCAATGCACATATTCTGTATCGTACGGACAATGCAACCAATGATTTAAAGCTATTTAAGATGGATTTGAGTTATTTTTCTCTTAATTTCCAAAAGATAAATGATGCTTTGGGACTGGGCAAAGTTGGAAACTACAACCGTTTCAGAAGCCATATGCTACATAAATTTCATGCATCAGCACTTTACAATGACGGCATGAGCCTTGATGATGTCAACGACCTGCAAGGAAAATCCAAAAGCAGGACGGATCAGGCATACTTTATGATTAACCCTGAAGATTTGAAATACGAATACATCGAGCATTTACCTGCCGTTACCATCAGTACTGATGTTAAAAAATTGCATGTCAAATCACCGGAGTTTGTTAAAATTGAAAATGAGAAAAATGAACTTAAAAGTGAACTTGACAGGCTCCGGGCTGATATTGACATTATTAAAGGTATGATTGGGAAATAA
- a CDS encoding ATP-binding protein: MYEKEEIISDYIKEELSDVPNILDNELTLDGRNFEHRKEFEFIKHHIDEFLEKTTNNRYFALPGLRGIGKTTLLYQTYEYLFKSKNINPNQILFISCENLNDIVDFKIIDVVTQFLETYHNTTLRRLDKKIFLLIDESQYDKNWALSGKRIYDRTKNIFMIFTGSSALNLEYDADSARRLLKENITPLNYNQHLKLKYNYNAANASASLKKLIFEGDITDAAACEQQINQDLININGYSTTDWDEFLKYGGFPTSLFETNHHIICKNITGMIKKVISHDMGAISSITSTSQTHANRLLRFLALQKPGDISQEKMGTYLGTSKGNVRNILDILEKTQLIFHCEPHIASPKRSIKSWEYFFATSSIKHIMTSSIGNLNSNKKAYLGVLLENLVASTLFYLSNEEGNYFTLYYDPEDKTNVDFVIQSEFQKAIPIEVSMGKKKKRQLAPAIERYNADYGIIISNTTKTITKKDNIIYLPPKTFSFL; this comes from the coding sequence ATGTATGAAAAAGAAGAAATTATCAGTGATTATATTAAAGAAGAATTATCTGATGTTCCAAACATTTTAGATAATGAATTAACATTGGATGGCAGAAATTTTGAACATAGAAAAGAGTTTGAATTTATTAAACATCATATTGATGAGTTTTTAGAAAAAACAACCAACAACCGTTATTTTGCACTTCCAGGCTTAAGAGGTATTGGGAAAACAACACTACTATACCAGACCTATGAATACCTGTTCAAATCCAAAAATATCAATCCCAATCAGATACTGTTCATTTCATGCGAAAACCTAAATGACATTGTGGATTTTAAAATCATAGATGTTGTAACACAATTTTTAGAAACCTACCACAACACCACTTTAAGGAGACTGGACAAAAAAATATTCCTGCTCATCGACGAATCACAGTATGACAAAAACTGGGCATTGTCCGGAAAGAGGATATATGACAGAACCAAAAACATATTCATGATTTTTACAGGTTCATCAGCACTGAACCTTGAATACGATGCCGATTCAGCAAGAAGACTTCTAAAAGAAAACATCACTCCACTAAACTACAATCAGCACCTGAAACTGAAATACAACTACAATGCCGCCAATGCTTCAGCATCCCTTAAAAAATTAATTTTCGAAGGAGACATAACTGATGCAGCAGCTTGTGAGCAACAGATAAATCAGGATTTAATCAACATCAACGGTTATTCAACAACTGATTGGGATGAATTTTTAAAATATGGTGGATTTCCAACATCACTGTTTGAAACCAACCATCATATAATCTGCAAAAACATAACCGGAATGATAAAGAAAGTAATATCACATGATATGGGAGCAATATCCTCAATAACCTCCACCAGTCAAACACATGCTAACCGTCTGTTGAGATTTCTTGCACTGCAAAAGCCGGGAGACATTTCCCAGGAAAAAATGGGAACATACCTTGGAACATCCAAAGGCAATGTAAGAAACATCCTTGACATTCTTGAAAAAACTCAGCTGATATTTCATTGCGAACCACATATCGCATCACCTAAAAGGTCCATCAAGTCATGGGAGTATTTCTTTGCAACATCAAGCATAAAACATATCATGACATCATCAATAGGCAATTTAAATTCAAATAAAAAGGCATATCTCGGCGTTCTTTTGGAAAATCTGGTTGCATCAACATTATTCTACCTGAGCAATGAGGAGGGAAACTATTTCACATTATACTATGATCCGGAAGACAAGACCAATGTCGATTTTGTAATTCAGAGTGAATTCCAAAAGGCAATACCTATTGAAGTGAGTATGGGCAAAAAGAAGAAAAGACAACTTGCTCCTGCAATTGAGCGTTACAATGCTGATTATGGAATAATAATTTCAAATACCACTAAAACTATAACAAAAAAAGATAATATTATTTATCTGCCTCCGAAAACATTCTCATTTTTATAA
- a CDS encoding Ig-like domain repeat protein: MSEAENTAHGFASVIGGINITGNTVKKADSSVDGAGVTFYYIKVLETLGISPVEAISVKDNDFSDIPDIESFKIEFAQMHIDNGTVYIPQAKTATKMAVTYVKDGRVVIELAGIDDRVIENAKITYAINGGAKIIDTTDQFGHIYINGLAGVCDIEAKYAGSNIYGDSSIETTIQMGSVQSATKITAGTLTVYAANAKGTKYRFTLKDGQGNVIANQDVSITFNGKVYNLKTDGNGAASFILPTNASGKYDVAMAFTGTASYKGSVAASTITVQKQATKLTVAKKTFKKKTTKKITATLKDNNGKALSGKKVTLKVNGKTYKATTNKKGVATFTVKITKKGTFTATTSFSGDLLYSAKTVKSKIKVK; the protein is encoded by the coding sequence TTGTCTGAAGCTGAAAACACTGCTCACGGTTTTGCATCTGTAATCGGCGGAATAAACATCACAGGAAACACCGTTAAAAAAGCAGACTCAAGTGTTGACGGTGCCGGCGTAACATTCTATTATATCAAGGTGCTTGAAACTCTTGGTATCAGTCCGGTTGAAGCAATAAGTGTTAAGGACAATGATTTTTCAGATATTCCTGATATTGAAAGCTTTAAGATTGAATTTGCACAGATGCATATTGACAACGGTACTGTCTATATCCCGCAGGCTAAAACCGCTACAAAAATGGCAGTTACATATGTAAAAGACGGCCGTGTGGTAATCGAACTTGCAGGCATTGATGACAGAGTTATTGAAAATGCTAAAATCACATATGCCATAAACGGCGGCGCTAAGATAATTGACACTACCGATCAGTTCGGACACATCTACATTAACGGTCTTGCAGGTGTGTGTGATATTGAGGCGAAGTATGCCGGAAGCAACATCTACGGTGACAGCAGCATTGAAACCACCATACAGATGGGATCCGTGCAGAGTGCAACTAAAATCACTGCAGGCACTTTAACTGTTTATGCGGCAAATGCCAAAGGCACAAAATATCGGTTCACACTAAAAGACGGTCAAGGCAATGTCATCGCAAATCAGGACGTCAGCATAACCTTCAACGGCAAGGTTTATAATCTTAAAACTGATGGAAACGGAGCTGCAAGCTTCATTCTTCCGACAAATGCTTCCGGAAAATATGATGTCGCAATGGCATTTACAGGTACAGCCAGCTATAAAGGAAGCGTTGCCGCATCCACAATTACAGTCCAGAAGCAAGCAACCAAACTGACAGTAGCCAAAAAGACATTCAAGAAAAAAACCACCAAAAAGATTACAGCCACACTAAAAGACAATAACGGTAAAGCATTAAGCGGCAAGAAAGTGACTTTGAAAGTTAACGGTAAAACATACAAGGCAACCACCAACAAGAAAGGCGTTGCAACATTCACCGTTAAAATCACCAAGAAAGGCACCTTCACCGCTACTACAAGCTTCAGTGGAGATTTGCTGTACTCTGCAAAAACAGTCAAATCCAAAATTAAAGTAAAATAG
- a CDS encoding antitoxin VapB family protein: MYTQYTIDYGGCEKTMLNKTIRVSEEVHEMLSRLAAKNDSYNDVIKRLIEDNEEFTDEQVEFYNQEIERVENDLYENVTEITLSELEARVAKLEQEIKHGL; encoded by the coding sequence ATGTATACTCAGTATACAATAGATTATGGCGGATGTGAAAAAACAATGTTAAATAAAACAATCAGAGTTTCAGAAGAAGTCCATGAAATGCTATCCAGACTGGCAGCAAAAAACGACAGTTACAATGATGTTATAAAAAGATTAATCGAAGATAATGAGGAATTTACAGACGAACAGGTGGAATTCTACAATCAGGAAATCGAAAGAGTGGAAAATGACCTATATGAAAACGTCACTGAAATAACATTATCCGAACTCGAAGCAAGAGTAGCCAAACTCGAACAGGAAATCAAACATGGCCTATAA
- a CDS encoding cation-translocating P-type ATPase: MINEITDFLFGLKMTIISGIFLLIAVIFMIFGIKTPIYLNPALGTVIISGIPMLLLAMTRLLREKWISSALLIAIAMVASLLIGEVFAAGEVAWIMALGALLEDWTVERAKKGLRNLINLTPETGRRITDGIEEVIPVDEIEIGDTLRILPGESVPVDGEIINGTSSLDQSIMTGESLPIDKEVGDEVFCGTMNLYGAIDIKATSLGENSSLQKLIDLVKATDEKQAPTQRIADKWATWLVPVALAIAIAAWLVTGNIERGVTVLVVFCPCALILATPTAIMAAIGQATKYGVLIKSGEALETLGGLNTLVFDKTGTLTYGNLEVSDVISLREDLPSEELLKIVASCEKLSEHPLAKAIVKNAKEANIDIEDPQDFKMYPGKGVTSTNSYGQVYAGNSKFLSEYNIDVDVNCHLDKFKHEGKASIIVALNGEVIGLIGLSDVIREDSKEMIERLHDLGTETLLLTGDNSETANYFAGQVGIGKVFGNLLPEEKLSWIEKLKNEGKKVCMIGDGVNDAPALKTADVSVAMGSVGSDVAIEAADIALLGDDIGKIPYLKKLSNSTLFTIKANIAMSMTINAAAIVCSVLGLLNPVTGAIVHNAGSCLVVLNAALLYDRHFDDSIKKIDTEHTEHSHYHFHGAI; encoded by the coding sequence ATGATTAATGAAATAACTGATTTCCTATTCGGATTAAAAATGACTATTATTTCCGGAATATTCCTATTGATAGCAGTTATTTTCATGATATTTGGAATAAAAACTCCAATCTATTTAAATCCAGCATTGGGAACAGTAATAATAAGTGGTATTCCTATGCTTCTTCTAGCAATGACTAGATTACTCCGTGAAAAATGGATTTCATCTGCACTACTGATTGCAATAGCCATGGTGGCATCACTTCTGATAGGAGAGGTATTCGCAGCAGGCGAAGTCGCATGGATTATGGCATTGGGAGCGCTTTTAGAAGATTGGACCGTTGAAAGAGCTAAAAAAGGCTTAAGAAATTTAATTAATCTAACTCCAGAAACTGGAAGAAGAATAACCGATGGAATTGAAGAAGTAATCCCAGTAGATGAAATAGAAATTGGTGATACATTAAGGATTCTTCCGGGTGAAAGTGTACCTGTTGACGGTGAAATCATAAACGGTACTTCATCACTTGACCAGTCCATCATGACTGGAGAATCACTTCCAATCGACAAGGAAGTTGGCGATGAAGTATTCTGCGGAACTATGAACCTGTATGGTGCCATTGACATTAAAGCAACCAGTTTAGGTGAAAACTCTTCACTTCAAAAATTGATTGACCTTGTAAAAGCCACTGATGAAAAGCAGGCTCCGACACAGAGAATTGCAGACAAATGGGCTACATGGCTCGTTCCGGTTGCACTGGCAATTGCAATTGCCGCGTGGCTTGTGACAGGAAACATCGAAAGAGGTGTTACTGTTTTAGTAGTATTCTGTCCATGCGCATTGATACTTGCAACACCAACTGCAATAATGGCTGCAATCGGTCAGGCCACAAAGTACGGAGTACTCATCAAATCCGGTGAAGCGCTGGAAACATTGGGCGGTTTAAATACTCTGGTATTCGATAAAACTGGTACTTTAACTTACGGTAATTTAGAAGTTTCTGATGTTATTTCCCTTAGGGAAGATTTGCCTAGTGAGGAACTGCTTAAAATTGTTGCCTCATGTGAGAAACTAAGTGAACATCCTTTAGCCAAAGCAATTGTTAAAAATGCAAAAGAAGCTAATATTGATATTGAAGATCCACAGGACTTTAAAATGTATCCTGGAAAAGGTGTTACATCTACAAATTCTTATGGTCAGGTATATGCAGGAAACTCCAAATTTCTATCAGAATATAATATTGACGTTGATGTTAATTGTCATTTAGACAAGTTCAAACATGAAGGAAAAGCTTCAATAATTGTTGCATTGAACGGTGAAGTCATCGGACTGATCGGATTGTCTGATGTGATTCGTGAAGATTCCAAAGAAATGATTGAAAGATTACATGACCTTGGAACTGAAACCCTATTGCTAACTGGAGATAACTCAGAAACTGCTAATTACTTTGCCGGCCAAGTCGGAATCGGTAAAGTATTTGGCAATTTACTTCCTGAAGAAAAACTTTCATGGATTGAAAAGCTTAAAAATGAAGGCAAAAAGGTATGTATGATTGGAGACGGTGTGAATGATGCACCAGCACTTAAAACAGCTGATGTCAGTGTGGCAATGGGATCAGTTGGAAGTGATGTTGCAATCGAAGCTGCAGACATTGCACTTCTCGGAGATGATATCGGCAAGATACCCTATCTGAAAAAACTGTCTAATTCCACATTGTTTACAATCAAAGCAAATATTGCAATGTCCATGACAATCAATGCGGCTGCTATCGTCTGCTCTGTATTGGGACTTTTAAATCCAGTAACTGGAGCAATTGTTCACAATGCAGGATCCTGTTTAGTGGTTTTAAATGCAGCATTGCTCTATGACAGGCATTTCGATGATTCAATTAAAAAAATCGATACTGAGCATACCGAACATTCACATTATCACTTCCATGGTGCTATTTAA
- a CDS encoding ATP-binding protein has protein sequence MVQRDLYMKEILPLIDNELIKVITGIRRCGKSYMLGLIKEELIKKGVKSHNIILINFDSKKYKNVTNNNELDKIVSKLVKNKKGKVYLFFDEIQNVKKWERSIAGYKIDYDCDIYITGSNSNLLSGELATHLTGRYYEIKMYPFSYQEFLEYKEKSNSLELFNEYLQYGGMPQTFPLDEHQKINYLDDLFNSIFYKDIVKRYQIRDIDILERLTTFIFDNIGNIFSASSIAEYYKEEMNIKISNKTITNYLKYLENACFIKKVKREDVEGKNILKYNEKYYVTDHGFCEAKAKGNVDNIGRVMENIVYFEFLRRGWKVTIGKANDYEVDFVCRKHKQTIYVQVSYLLENEDTIEREFRPFTKIKDNYPKYVISMDQFDRSRDGIMNVNLLDFLTDYDLVN, from the coding sequence ATGGTTCAAAGAGATTTATATATGAAAGAAATACTTCCATTAATTGATAATGAGTTAATTAAGGTAATTACAGGCATTAGAAGATGTGGTAAATCTTACATGTTGGGTTTAATTAAAGAGGAACTCATTAAAAAAGGAGTAAAATCACATAATATTATATTGATAAACTTCGACAGTAAGAAATATAAAAATGTCACAAATAACAATGAATTGGATAAAATAGTTTCAAAATTAGTTAAAAATAAAAAAGGAAAAGTATATTTATTTTTTGATGAAATTCAAAATGTTAAAAAATGGGAACGCTCAATTGCAGGATATAAAATAGATTATGATTGTGATATTTATATCACTGGTTCAAACTCAAATCTATTGTCTGGTGAATTAGCAACCCATTTGACTGGCAGATATTATGAAATCAAAATGTACCCATTTTCCTATCAGGAATTTTTAGAGTATAAAGAAAAATCAAACAGTTTGGAATTATTTAATGAATATTTGCAATATGGTGGAATGCCACAGACATTTCCACTTGATGAACATCAGAAAATCAACTATTTGGATGATTTATTTAACTCAATATTTTACAAAGACATTGTTAAACGATATCAAATCAGAGATATTGATATATTGGAGAGATTAACAACCTTTATTTTTGATAATATTGGAAATATATTCTCAGCATCAAGCATTGCTGAATATTACAAAGAAGAAATGAATATTAAAATTTCAAATAAAACAATAACTAACTATCTTAAATACTTGGAAAATGCCTGTTTTATTAAAAAAGTTAAAAGAGAGGATGTTGAGGGTAAAAACATCTTAAAGTATAATGAAAAATACTATGTAACGGACCATGGATTTTGCGAAGCAAAAGCTAAAGGCAATGTTGATAATATTGGTAGAGTAATGGAGAATATTGTTTATTTTGAATTTTTAAGAAGAGGTTGGAAAGTAACTATTGGAAAAGCCAATGATTATGAAGTAGATTTTGTGTGCAGAAAACATAAGCAAACAATTTATGTTCAAGTCAGTTATCTGCTTGAAAATGAAGATACTATTGAAAGAGAATTCAGACCATTTACAAAAATTAAAGATAATTATCCAAAATATGTTATCTCAATGGATCAATTTGATAGGTCTCGTGATGGAATAATGAATGTAAATTTATTGGACTTTTTAACTGATTATGATTTGGTAAACTAA
- a CDS encoding carboxymuconolactone decarboxylase family protein gives MKGNVYYGKGIRELEDEYPDLYNLVADINETVWDGKTIDYKTQKLIAIGITASRADPRAIKKQMKSAIEVLGITKDEIVDVLRVVLLTSGMPAFSKSLQILNSITAAIEEEKEE, from the coding sequence ATGAAAGGCAATGTATATTATGGAAAAGGAATTAGGGAATTGGAAGATGAATATCCTGACTTGTATAATCTTGTAGCTGATATTAATGAAACTGTCTGGGATGGAAAAACAATTGATTATAAAACTCAAAAATTAATTGCAATCGGCATTACTGCATCTCGTGCAGATCCAAGGGCTATCAAAAAGCAGATGAAAAGTGCCATTGAAGTATTGGGAATTACCAAGGATGAAATTGTTGATGTTTTAAGGGTTGTTTTATTAACTTCTGGAATGCCTGCATTTTCTAAATCACTTCAAATATTAAATAGTATTACTGCAGCTATTGAAGAAGAAAAAGAAGAATGA